One genomic region from Lycorma delicatula isolate Av1 chromosome 1, ASM4794821v1, whole genome shotgun sequence encodes:
- the LOC142317939 gene encoding testis-specific serine/threonine-protein kinase 2-like, with product MSQVTESDKTVFAERGYTFYQLLGEGTYAKVWLVNYSKPDDNVTRDYTLACKVIDNERSPKDFIKKFLPREIDILSKIRHPHLIHLHSIYQRKTRIFIFMRYAEKGDLLDYILLNGEIRENRARLWTRQLSLGLQYLHNLDIVHRDIKCENVLITSNNNVKLADFGFSRFVLDTSGRRHLSSTYCGSVAYAAPELLKGKPYDPKCSDIWSLGIVLYVMLNQCMPFNDSDLKRLYDLQMNSEWTFRSKIAPRLSEDVKVLIYGMLRPDTGTRFLINDVVNSSWFLADRRFKVMTEKEREALESGIKNKLGMLPKSHKFSIPFMKRGKKDEQVVCTTSVRIELSSDQFNLDVSSTKIDSVNLTEVPETKKNVKSKDDLEEVNKIESTNIDRPTNASASSTVQKLDEKEADGIPKNCSVTSAGKQKGSSSAVSMSHKGSNISRTEKFVSVIGVSTDNDTETMLSGKQSTTICKESSLVLPKSSDLALNTDEPSVQELTEKESQPTNETEEETAKEIIKSNRPGKSPSEAKK from the exons atgagtcAAGTTACCGAATCTGATAAAACTGTATTTGCAGAACGTGGTTATACATTCTACCAATTACTTGGTGAAGGAACTTATGCGAAAGTTTGGTTGGTCAATTATTCTAAGCCTGATGATAATGTAACAAGAGATTATACACTGGCGTGCAAAGTAATTGATAATGAAAGATCaccaaaagattttataaaaaaatttcttccaagAGAAATCGACATTCTATCCAAAATAAGACATCCTCATCTCATTCACTTGCACAGTATATATCAGCGGAAAACGAGAATCTTTATATTCATGAG GTATGCAGAAAAAGGAGATTTGTtggattatattttattgaatggaGAAATTAGAGAAAATAGAGCAAGACTATGGACACGTCAGTTATCGCTAGGTTTGCAGTATTTGCACAACCTTGACATAGTACATCGTGATATTAAgtgtgaaaatgttttaataacaagTAACAACAATGTAAAGTTAGCAGATTTTGGTTTTTCTAGGTTTGTACTTGATACATCAGGAAGGAGACATTTAAGTAGTACTTACTGTGGTTCAGTAGCATACGCTGCACCAGAATTACTAAAAGGTAAACCTTATGATCCAAAATGTAGTGATATCTGGTCTTTAGGAATTGTTTTATACGTCATGTTAAATCAGTGTATGCCATTCAATGATTCGGACTTGAAAAGACTATATGATCTTCAAATGAACAGCGAGTGgacttttagaagtaaaattgcTCCAAGGTTATCAGAAGATGTAAAAGTCCTTATTTATGGCATGCTACGGCCTGATACAGgtacaagatttttaataaatgatgttgTGAATAGCAGTTGGTTTTTGGCTGACAGAAGATTTAAAGTAATGACAGAGAAAGAAAGGGAAGCTTTagaatctggaataaaaaataaattagggaTGTTACCGAAGTCACATAAATTCAGTATCCCATTTATGAAAAGAGGTAAAAAGGATGAGCAAGTTGTTTGCACAACATCAGTACGTATAGAACTTTCAAGCGATCAATTTAATCTTGATGTATCGTCTACTAAAATTGATAGTGTCAACTTAACAGAAGTTCCAGAAACTAAGAAAAACGTTAAAAGCAAAGATGACTTGgaggaagtaaataaaattgaaagtactAACATTGACAGACCTACAAATGCTTCAGCTAGTTCTACTGTACAGAAGTTAGATGAAAAAGAAGCAGATGGTATACCTAAAAATTGCTCTGTAACTAGTGCTGGAAAACAAAAAGGAAGCTCCTCTGCTGTATCCATGAGTCATAAAGGTTCAAATATAAGTAGGACAGAGAAGTTTGTATCCGTAATAGGAGTATCTACAGATAACGATACAGAAACAATGTTATCAGGAAAGCAATCCACAACAATCTGTAAAGAATCTAGTTTGGTTTTGCCAAAATCAAGTGATTTAGCACTCAATACTGATGAACCATCAGTGCAAGAACTGACTGAAAAAGAAAGTCAGCCAACCAATGAGACTGAAGAAGAAACtgcaaaagaaataattaaatcaaatcgtCCAGGCAAATCGCCCAGTGAAGCAAAAAAATAG